One window of the Anopheles cruzii chromosome 2, idAnoCruzAS_RS32_06, whole genome shotgun sequence genome contains the following:
- the LOC128278007 gene encoding dehydrogenase/reductase SDR family member 7 produces MAFFFNFVAISFFVYHLLRVILWGVLDSDIELFFLSKLGKPISSLRGKVVWITGASSGIGRELAIALAKHGVKLCISARNISELLKVKQACLVQSNGSLGPNDVYVLEMDMLHVNHHNDYFNMVIDHFKTVDVLVNNAGRSQRADWGSINVKVDRELFELDVFAVVSLSRVALNFFVRNSVKGHLVVTSSTAGLIGAPNSGTYTGAKHALHGYFEALRNELPNNVNITMFCPGPTATNFLQECFTDTPGTKYNQRVQPTDRRMTSERCGQLYALAIANKTHLSWVGTFPINFLLYIGCYYPNLKRVLLKIIGSERLQRVRDSR; encoded by the exons ATGGCTTTCTTCTTTAACTTTGTTGCGATTAGTTTCTTCGTGTACCATCTGCTGCGCGTGATACTTTGGGGGGTGCTCGATTCGGACATTGAACTCTTCTTTCTCTCCAAATTGGGCAAACCGATCT CTTCGCTGCGTGGAAAGGTGGTCTGGATAACGGGGGCATCGAGTGGCATTGGCCGCGAACTGGCAATAGCCCTTGCGAAGCATGGAGTCAAATTATGCATCTCTGCGCGTAATATTTCGGAATTgctgaaagtgaaacaagCTTGCCTGG TTCAATCGAACGGAAGTCTCGGCCCGAACGATGTGTATGTGCTGGAAATGGACATGCTTCATGTAAATCATCACAACGACTACTTTAACATGGTTATCGATCACTTCAAAACGGTAGACGTTCTGGTTAACAATGCTGGTCGATCGCAGCGCGCCGATTGGGGTTCCATCAATGTTAAAGTTGATCGGGAGCTGTTCGAGCTGGATGTTTTCGCGGTGGTAAGCTTGTCGCGGGTGGCTCTGAACTTTTTCGTGCGCAACTCGGTCAAAGGCCACTTGGTGGTGACGAGCAGTACGGCAGGTCTGATCGGAGCACCGAATTCCGGGACGTACACCGGTGCCAAGCATGCCCTCCAC GGCTACTTCGAGGCGTTGAGAAACGAGCTACCGAACAATGTAAACATTACCATGTTCTGTCCTGGACCGACGGCCacaaattttctgcaagaaTGTTTCACCGATACCCCTGGCACG AAATACAATCAACGCGTACAACCGACGGACCGCAGGATGACGAGCGAAAGGTGTGGCCAACTGTACGCGCTGGCGATCGCCAACAAAACCCATCTCAGCTGGGTGGGAACGTTCCCGATCAACTTCTTGCTCTACATCGGGTGCTATTACCCGAACCTGAAGCGAGT GTTGCTGAAAATCATTGGCAGTGAGAGACTGCAGCGAGTTCGCGATAGCCGGTAA